One Campylobacterota bacterium DNA segment encodes these proteins:
- a CDS encoding ferredoxin-thioredoxin reductase catalytic domain-containing protein, which translates to MSGTIKKIDPESVEFKEELEKTIKFTDKVCTQFGFVYNPDPEINQGIQFGLTRNKLIHGKRYCPCFFVTGNKEEDRICPCKPALEHEIPTDGVCHCQIFCTPEYAASQLKNEEIESVVHQHSRGLSTEECQILLNKSDLDSDELTALIEARALGMVDFKIVDVREWMEWKMGRIAGADHLVPTSSFFQTLNEAAIGKDEHIIVYCHVGSRSAHCQRILTDMGYTKVSNLAHGIVSYGGEIVRG; encoded by the coding sequence ATGAGCGGAACGATCAAAAAAATCGACCCCGAATCGGTCGAATTCAAAGAAGAACTCGAAAAAACGATTAAATTTACCGACAAAGTGTGCACGCAGTTCGGGTTCGTCTACAATCCCGATCCCGAGATCAATCAGGGGATCCAGTTCGGTCTCACCCGTAACAAGCTCATCCACGGCAAACGCTATTGCCCCTGTTTTTTCGTAACCGGGAACAAGGAAGAAGACCGTATCTGCCCGTGCAAACCCGCTTTGGAACACGAAATTCCGACAGACGGCGTATGCCACTGCCAGATTTTCTGTACCCCCGAATATGCCGCATCGCAGCTCAAAAACGAAGAGATCGAATCGGTTGTCCATCAACACTCACGCGGACTGAGCACAGAAGAGTGCCAGATCCTGCTGAACAAAAGCGACCTCGACAGCGATGAACTCACCGCATTGATCGAAGCACGCGCGCTGGGAATGGTCGATTTCAAAATCGTTGACGTCCGCGAGTGGATGGAATGGAAAATGGGACGGATCGCGGGGGCGGACCACCTGGTTCCGACCAGCAGCTTTTTCCAGACCCTGAACGAAGCCGCGATCGGTAAAGACGAACATATCATCGTCTATTGCCACGTTGGAAGCCGGAGTGCGCACTGCCAGCGTATTCTGACCGATATGGGCTACACCAAAGTATCGAACCTTGCCCACGGAATCGTCTCGTACGGCGGCGAAATCGTCCGGGGCTGA
- a CDS encoding L,D-transpeptidase family protein yields the protein MVKIVASFIVSSGLLFSAEVITLYKSGGKKLIEKETLHTSYWSGNVNRKDLRFGYFERAFSLLSCNKEKGILELYAPDAQKRFALKKRYGALTGKYAGDKMVEGDLRTPIGIYNLVQKKKTVDPFYGPMAFVTSYPNLYDRIRGKNGSGIWVHGVPLSGTRESFTRGCIAINNNDLIQLDRSINPADTLLIIDSAPKKPVEPAAYTAILAGLHQWKYAWTYNDLEGYLAFYDSSFKRFDGMGLSQFKSFKERIFAKNETKTITFNNINIIPYPGEKPNLFLVTFDQTYVSDSHRFEGEKSLLVSLKGDKTISILTEE from the coding sequence ATGGTAAAAATTGTTGCATCGTTTATAGTGTCGTCGGGGTTGTTGTTCTCTGCCGAAGTCATTACGCTTTACAAAAGCGGCGGCAAAAAACTGATCGAAAAAGAGACCCTGCACACCTCGTACTGGTCCGGCAACGTCAACCGTAAAGACCTCCGTTTCGGCTATTTCGAACGCGCTTTCTCGCTTCTTTCGTGCAACAAGGAAAAAGGTATCCTCGAGCTCTATGCCCCGGATGCCCAGAAACGCTTCGCTCTCAAAAAACGCTACGGCGCCCTTACCGGCAAATACGCGGGGGACAAAATGGTCGAAGGCGACCTCCGAACCCCAATCGGTATTTATAACCTCGTCCAGAAGAAAAAAACGGTCGATCCGTTCTACGGCCCGATGGCATTCGTCACCTCCTATCCCAACCTCTACGACCGTATCCGTGGCAAAAACGGTTCGGGGATCTGGGTCCACGGCGTCCCGCTCAGCGGCACCCGCGAATCGTTTACGCGCGGATGTATCGCGATCAACAACAACGACCTGATTCAACTCGACCGCAGCATCAACCCCGCCGACACCCTGCTCATCATCGATTCGGCTCCCAAAAAGCCCGTGGAACCCGCCGCGTATACGGCCATTCTCGCAGGACTCCACCAGTGGAAATACGCCTGGACCTACAACGATCTGGAAGGCTATCTCGCGTTTTACGACTCTTCGTTCAAACGTTTCGACGGAATGGGTTTGTCCCAGTTCAAATCGTTTAAAGAACGGATTTTTGCCAAAAACGAAACGAAAACGATTACATTCAACAATATCAATATCATCCCCTATCCCGGGGAGAAACCCAATCTGTTTCTCGTCACGTTCGATCAGACATACGTCAGCGACAGCCATCGGTTTGAGGGGGAAAAATCGCTGCTCGTTTCCCTTAAAGGAGATAAAACCATCTCTATCCTGACCGAAGAATAA
- the hslV gene encoding ATP-dependent protease subunit HslV produces the protein MFDATTILAYKGRNKAVIGGDGQVTFGHTVLKNNATKIRTLHNGEILAGFAGSTADAFNLFDMFEEHLAHRKGELIKAVIDFSKAWRKDKILRRLEAMMIVLNTEHIFILTGNGDVVEPEDGELAAIGSGGSYAIAAARALKHHSALDEEALVKESLSIAADLCIYTNHNIKTLTLG, from the coding sequence ATGTTCGACGCCACCACCATCCTCGCCTACAAAGGGCGGAATAAAGCCGTTATCGGCGGCGACGGCCAGGTGACGTTCGGCCATACCGTTCTCAAAAACAACGCGACCAAAATCCGTACCCTGCACAACGGAGAGATTCTGGCCGGTTTTGCCGGCTCAACCGCGGATGCCTTTAACCTTTTTGATATGTTCGAAGAGCACCTCGCCCACCGCAAAGGCGAACTCATCAAAGCGGTTATCGATTTTTCCAAAGCGTGGCGCAAAGACAAAATCCTCCGCCGACTTGAAGCGATGATGATTGTCCTCAATACCGAACACATTTTTATCCTCACCGGCAACGGAGACGTCGTTGAACCCGAAGACGGGGAACTCGCCGCGATCGGCAGCGGCGGAAGCTATGCCATCGCCGCCGCCCGGGCGCTGAAACACCATTCTGCGCTCGACGAAGAAGCCCTTGTCAAAGAGTCCCTCTCCATCGCTGCGGATTTGTGTATTTACACGAATCACAACATCAAAACCCTGACCCTCGGATAA
- the era gene encoding GTPase Era, which translates to MSKAGFVALVGRPNAGKSTMMNWLLGEKIALVSQKANATRKRSNAIVMHHDDQIIFVDTPGLHHAEKLLNQYMLEEALKAIGDCDLIVYLAPASDKTSHYEKFLELNAQKRKHIIVLSKIDQVPQAELLKKIGEYNRFSDRFEALIPMSVTKNVGKNDLLDTIVKHLEESPHLYDPDNLTTEMMRDIYKEFIREAIFENISDEIPYESDVMIDKIDEEGPTEHIRATIIVEKETQKGIIIGKGGSAIKRIGRNAREKIERLAGRPVYLDLFVSVKKGWSSDKKTLSDLGYEW; encoded by the coding sequence ATGAGCAAAGCCGGATTCGTAGCTCTTGTAGGCCGTCCGAACGCGGGGAAAAGCACCATGATGAACTGGCTGCTGGGCGAAAAAATCGCCCTGGTAAGCCAAAAAGCCAATGCAACCCGGAAACGTTCGAATGCCATCGTCATGCACCACGACGACCAGATCATTTTCGTCGACACCCCAGGACTGCACCATGCCGAAAAACTGCTGAACCAGTACATGCTCGAAGAAGCGCTCAAAGCGATCGGCGACTGCGATCTGATCGTCTATCTGGCTCCCGCTTCGGATAAAACGAGCCATTACGAAAAATTTCTCGAACTCAATGCCCAAAAACGCAAGCACATCATCGTCTTGAGCAAAATCGATCAGGTACCACAGGCCGAGCTCCTCAAAAAAATCGGAGAGTACAACCGTTTCAGCGACCGCTTCGAAGCGTTGATTCCGATGTCCGTGACCAAAAACGTCGGTAAAAACGATCTGCTCGACACGATTGTCAAACACCTCGAAGAGTCTCCCCACCTCTACGATCCCGACAACCTCACGACGGAGATGATGCGGGACATCTATAAAGAGTTCATCCGCGAAGCGATCTTCGAAAACATCAGTGACGAAATCCCTTACGAATCAGACGTCATGATCGACAAAATCGACGAAGAAGGGCCGACCGAGCATATCCGGGCGACCATCATCGTCGAAAAAGAGACCCAAAAAGGGATCATCATCGGTAAAGGGGGAAGCGCCATCAAACGGATCGGCCGCAACGCCCGTGAAAAAATCGAACGCCTCGCCGGACGGCCCGTCTATCTCGATCTCTTCGTGTCGGTCAAAAAGGGGTGGAGTTCGGACAAAAAAACCTTGAGTGATTTGGGATACGAATGGTAA
- a CDS encoding argininosuccinate synthase: MKKEVKKVVLAYSGGLDTSVILKWLQDEYRCEVVTFTADIGQGEEVEPARAKALSLGIKPENIYIEDLREEFVRDYVFPMFRANAIYEGEYLLGTSIARPLIAKRQAEIARITGADAVSHGATGKGNDQVRFEMGYLGQNSSLTIIAPWREWDLNSREKLLAYAAEHGIKIEMSGKKSPYSMDANLLHISYEGGILEDPAAEPEESMWRWTVSPENAPDEAEYIEIGYEKGDPVSLNGKTLSPAVMLEQLNIIAGRHGIGRADIVENRYVGMKSRGCYETPGGTIMIRAHRAIESITLDREAAHLKDELMPRYAKLIYNGFWFSPEREMLQAAIDKTQENVRGTVRLKLYKGNVMVVGRSSDISLFNADYCTFEEDAVYDQKDAAGFIKLNALRFIIAGKARKNK, translated from the coding sequence ATGAAAAAAGAGGTCAAAAAAGTCGTTCTCGCCTATTCCGGCGGATTGGACACCAGCGTTATTTTAAAATGGCTCCAAGATGAATACAGATGCGAAGTCGTTACGTTCACAGCCGATATCGGCCAGGGCGAAGAGGTGGAGCCTGCCCGCGCAAAAGCGCTGAGCCTGGGGATCAAACCTGAAAACATCTATATCGAAGACCTGCGCGAGGAGTTCGTTCGCGATTACGTATTCCCGATGTTCCGCGCCAACGCGATCTACGAAGGGGAATATCTCCTCGGAACATCGATCGCCCGCCCGCTCATCGCCAAACGTCAGGCCGAGATCGCCCGCATTACCGGTGCGGATGCCGTGAGCCACGGGGCCACCGGCAAAGGGAACGACCAGGTCCGCTTCGAAATGGGTTACCTGGGACAAAACAGTTCGCTCACCATTATCGCCCCCTGGCGCGAGTGGGATCTCAACTCCCGTGAAAAGCTTCTCGCCTACGCTGCGGAACACGGCATCAAAATCGAGATGAGCGGGAAAAAATCCCCCTATTCGATGGATGCGAACCTGTTGCACATCTCTTATGAAGGGGGTATCCTCGAAGACCCTGCCGCCGAACCTGAAGAGAGCATGTGGCGCTGGACGGTGTCTCCCGAAAATGCGCCGGATGAAGCAGAATACATCGAGATCGGATACGAAAAAGGTGACCCGGTAAGCTTGAACGGAAAAACCCTTTCTCCGGCCGTAATGCTCGAACAGCTCAACATCATTGCCGGGCGTCACGGTATCGGACGTGCCGATATCGTCGAAAACCGCTACGTCGGGATGAAAAGCCGCGGATGCTACGAAACGCCGGGCGGTACAATCATGATCCGAGCACACCGGGCTATCGAATCGATTACACTCGACCGCGAAGCAGCCCACCTCAAAGACGAGCTGATGCCCCGCTACGCCAAACTGATTTACAACGGCTTCTGGTTTTCACCCGAGCGTGAAATGCTTCAGGCCGCAATCGACAAAACCCAGGAAAACGTCCGCGGTACGGTACGCCTGAAACTCTACAAAGGCAACGTCATGGTCGTCGGACGCAGTTCGGATATTTCATTGTTCAACGCCGATTACTGCACGTTTGAAGAAGATGCCGTTTACGATCAAAAAGATGCGGCAGGCTTTATCAAACTCAACGCATTGCGCTTTATCATCGCCGGCAAGGCCCGTAAAAACAAATAA
- a CDS encoding M99 family carboxypeptidase catalytic domain-containing protein, whose amino-acid sequence MRFPAFVLFVSLTLHASPFSLIKKETHTPNAQTLLVIGGIHGNEPGSYFAGAILSEYYRITKGNLWIIPDLNRQSIQENNRGINGDLNRKFADISPDDPDYQIVREVQKIIVSPEVGLILNLHDGHGFYRKKYLNTIFNPNAWGQTCVIDQQALDHDHPFGHLDHIATQVSKTLNGGLIEDHHFFDVRNTNTRFDDEAMRHSLTYYAVTNHKPAFAIETSKHLPTLHHKVFYQLRAIECYMELMGIEFERSFSLEPEAIRNLLELRGNLTINNNFYLKMENLRNSLSFIPLKSGRNDFKFSHPLGSVRKNKSQYDLFIGNRKIASLFPSYAANDDCVNEVSVQADGQQKTLSVATDFFVTDDFKVVNPNPDIRLNVIGFTAKGVRDESNLRIRREDLDTNYSIDTSKKSYRLEFYRENRFCGMVLVHFK is encoded by the coding sequence ATGCGATTTCCCGCCTTCGTCTTATTCGTCTCCCTTACGCTTCATGCTTCCCCTTTTTCCCTCATCAAAAAAGAGACCCATACCCCCAATGCCCAGACACTGCTGGTCATCGGAGGGATTCACGGCAATGAACCCGGAAGTTATTTCGCCGGGGCGATCCTTTCGGAATACTACCGGATCACCAAAGGGAATCTATGGATTATCCCGGATCTGAACCGTCAAAGTATTCAGGAAAACAATCGGGGAATCAACGGCGATCTGAACCGTAAGTTTGCCGACATTTCCCCCGATGACCCGGACTATCAGATCGTCAGGGAAGTCCAGAAAATCATCGTCAGCCCGGAGGTGGGGCTGATTCTCAACCTTCACGACGGGCACGGCTTCTACCGGAAAAAATACCTCAATACGATTTTCAATCCCAACGCATGGGGACAAACGTGCGTCATCGACCAGCAAGCGCTCGATCACGACCACCCTTTCGGCCATCTCGACCACATCGCGACCCAAGTGAGCAAAACCCTCAACGGCGGGCTGATCGAAGACCACCATTTTTTCGACGTCCGTAATACGAATACCCGCTTTGACGACGAAGCGATGCGCCATTCGCTCACCTATTACGCCGTGACGAACCACAAACCGGCATTTGCAATCGAAACGAGCAAACATCTCCCTACCCTTCACCACAAGGTTTTTTATCAGCTGCGGGCAATCGAATGTTACATGGAACTGATGGGGATCGAATTCGAGCGGTCATTCAGCCTTGAACCCGAAGCGATACGGAATCTTCTGGAATTGCGTGGAAATTTAACTATTAATAACAATTTTTATCTAAAAATGGAAAATTTAAGAAACAGTTTAAGTTTCATTCCGCTAAAATCAGGACGAAACGATTTTAAATTTTCCCATCCGTTGGGAAGTGTACGAAAAAACAAGAGTCAATACGATCTTTTTATCGGGAACCGGAAAATCGCTTCTCTGTTCCCGAGCTATGCGGCAAATGACGACTGTGTCAATGAAGTGAGCGTACAGGCTGACGGACAACAAAAAACATTATCTGTTGCTACAGATTTTTTTGTAACGGACGATTTTAAGGTCGTCAATCCCAATCCCGACATACGGCTTAACGTTATCGGTTTCACCGCAAAAGGGGTGAGAGACGAAAGCAACCTCCGTATACGGCGGGAAGATTTGGATACCAATTATTCGATCGATACCTCCAAAAAGAGCTATCGTTTGGAGTTTTATCGGGAAAACCGTTTTTGCGGGATGGTCCTTGTACATTTTAAATAG
- a CDS encoding flagellar protein FlaG, translated as MEVLQSTAKMQQSQMAMPKSGGVEAPGTQNVQQMQQSQMNENKPSEKMREAKVSGGDYQKEMEKLVLELNRSLNPFNTSLRFGFDSSSEDFYVSVIDTKTNNMIRRFPAEEAQVILPKMQEINGLLFDESV; from the coding sequence ATGGAAGTTCTACAATCAACCGCGAAAATGCAGCAAAGCCAGATGGCAATGCCCAAAAGCGGCGGAGTTGAAGCGCCCGGCACGCAGAACGTGCAGCAGATGCAGCAAAGCCAGATGAATGAGAATAAGCCCAGCGAAAAAATGCGGGAAGCAAAAGTTTCAGGTGGCGATTATCAAAAAGAGATGGAAAAGCTGGTACTTGAACTCAACCGTTCGCTTAACCCGTTCAACACTTCGCTCCGTTTCGGATTTGACAGTTCCTCGGAAGATTTTTACGTGTCGGTCATCGACACCAAAACCAATAACATGATCCGCCGCTTTCCGGCCGAAGAAGCCCAAGTGATCCTTCCAAAGATGCAAGAGATTAACGGTTTGCTGTTTGATGAAAGCGTCTGA
- a CDS encoding MFS transporter yields the protein MKRYWALLRNEPLLRRLSLIQLIAYFGAWFSNVAIYTLLIQMGADAATIALVAALHFLPGVFQAPLSGVLVDRIDPRRLMIILTIVEIVCTLSLISVDSVSMLSLLYLLVFIRMGAASFHFTVEMSLLPRILEGKALQAANEIHSIIWSLSYTLGMALSGVVVYWIGVVPAFLLDAGLFGIVLLLAWGVKLEKKISDHSPRFTAMMSEAMYYIARNPIVVHLMLLHAVLGFTAFDALVALTAKHYYAGIVAVSLGIGLQNAARALGLVIGPMVLGHWINNARLGWLFVAEAGAIALWAAVMENFYASLAAAVLVGFVTTTLWSYTYTLLQHHTHRDFYGRVVAYNDMIFLGVGALASILIGSLAQRGVALETITLILGCVFLAAAVYYAWIRRNYRLKEIE from the coding sequence ATGAAACGATACTGGGCTCTTTTACGAAACGAACCGTTGTTGCGGCGTCTTTCGCTGATACAGTTGATCGCCTATTTCGGGGCGTGGTTCAGCAACGTCGCCATCTATACGCTTCTTATCCAGATGGGTGCGGATGCGGCGACGATCGCGTTGGTCGCCGCGCTCCATTTTCTGCCGGGTGTTTTCCAGGCTCCGCTGAGCGGGGTGCTTGTGGATCGGATCGATCCTCGACGGCTGATGATTATCCTCACCATCGTCGAGATCGTCTGCACCCTTTCGCTGATCAGCGTCGATTCGGTGTCGATGCTGAGTCTTTTGTATCTGCTGGTGTTCATCCGCATGGGTGCGGCAAGTTTTCATTTCACCGTCGAGATGTCGCTTTTGCCCCGCATACTCGAAGGCAAGGCGCTGCAAGCCGCCAACGAAATCCATTCGATCATCTGGTCGTTATCCTACACCCTCGGGATGGCACTCAGCGGGGTCGTCGTCTATTGGATCGGGGTGGTTCCCGCGTTTTTGCTCGACGCGGGGCTGTTCGGAATCGTTTTGCTGCTGGCGTGGGGAGTGAAACTGGAAAAAAAGATATCGGACCATTCCCCGCGGTTTACGGCGATGATGAGCGAAGCGATGTATTACATCGCCCGCAACCCGATCGTCGTTCATCTGATGCTTTTGCACGCAGTGCTGGGTTTTACGGCATTTGATGCGCTGGTGGCGCTGACGGCGAAGCATTATTATGCCGGTATTGTTGCCGTTTCTTTGGGAATAGGGCTTCAAAACGCCGCGCGCGCACTGGGTCTGGTGATCGGCCCCATGGTGCTGGGGCACTGGATCAACAATGCCCGGCTGGGATGGCTCTTTGTTGCCGAAGCGGGGGCAATCGCCCTCTGGGCGGCGGTTATGGAGAATTTTTACGCATCCCTGGCCGCCGCGGTGCTGGTCGGCTTCGTGACGACAACGTTGTGGTCGTATACCTATACGTTGTTGCAGCACCATACGCATCGGGATTTCTACGGGCGGGTAGTCGCCTATAACGACATGATTTTTTTGGGAGTCGGCGCTTTGGCGTCGATCTTGATAGGGAGTCTCGCGCAGCGGGGCGTTGCGCTTGAAACGATTACCCTGATCCTCGGGTGTGTTTTTCTCGCGGCCGCCGTTTATTACGCATGGATACGGCGCAATTACAGGTTGAAGGAGATCGAATGA
- the fliS gene encoding flagellar export chaperone FliS encodes MYNNNLAYNTYIQNDIVVESPAKLVQMMYEGILRFNMQAKRCIETGDIEKRTYWINRSSAVINELIHILDYSHGDVAYYLAGLYNYQLQLLMEAALYKDTAKIDEVNNVMKGLLEAWKESTNVA; translated from the coding sequence ATGTACAACAATAATCTTGCCTACAATACTTATATCCAGAACGACATCGTCGTCGAATCGCCCGCCAAACTGGTTCAGATGATGTATGAAGGGATCTTGCGTTTCAATATGCAGGCAAAACGGTGCATCGAAACCGGCGACATTGAAAAACGGACCTACTGGATCAACCGCTCTTCCGCCGTCATCAATGAACTGATCCACATTCTCGATTATTCCCACGGGGACGTCGCCTATTATCTGGCCGGTCTGTACAATTACCAGCTTCAACTGCTGATGGAAGCCGCGTTGTATAAAGATACGGCCAAAATCGATGAAGTCAACAACGTCATGAAAGGGCTGCTCGAAGCGTGGAAAGAGAGTACGAATGTGGCTTGA
- the rplI gene encoding 50S ribosomal protein L9: protein MKVLLTKDVKGVGKAGEIKEVADGYGKNFLIGKGLALAATNEVLKKYEAEQRKKAADEAAEIERLNALKSRLGDLQVVITKKLGNTGHLFGAVTKDEIADALKVQHGIEIDKKELDAKHGIKTTGLHDLDLKLGHGIHATLHLEIKGE, encoded by the coding sequence ATGAAAGTATTATTGACCAAAGACGTCAAAGGGGTCGGAAAAGCCGGAGAGATCAAAGAGGTCGCCGACGGCTACGGCAAAAACTTCCTCATCGGCAAAGGGCTCGCGCTCGCCGCGACCAACGAAGTGCTTAAAAAGTACGAAGCGGAACAACGCAAAAAAGCGGCCGACGAAGCTGCCGAAATCGAGCGTCTCAATGCCCTTAAAAGCCGTCTTGGGGATCTCCAAGTCGTCATCACCAAAAAACTCGGCAATACCGGTCACCTTTTCGGGGCCGTCACCAAAGACGAAATCGCCGACGCGCTTAAAGTCCAGCACGGAATCGAAATCGACAAAAAAGAACTCGATGCCAAGCACGGGATCAAAACAACCGGTCTGCACGACCTGGACCTCAAACTCGGGCACGGCATTCACGCCACCCTTCATCTCGAAATCAAAGGGGAATAA
- the hslU gene encoding HslU--HslV peptidase ATPase subunit: protein MNMTPQEIVDYLDQHIIGQRDAKKTIALALRTRHRRLLLDPALREEIMPKNILMIGSTGVGKTEISRRLAKLMQLPFIKVEASKYTEVGFVGRDVESMVRDLVMTALAMVKAEHTENNAEAIEQYVIDTILKKLLPEPSHFASDAKREEYAESRERMIERILKGEMDERTIEIDLPKGNIEFNDTNMPPEIARVQESFSRMFSVMGKEESKKEVTIKEAKELLRQEASETLLNQEQIKREALRRVEEGGIIFLDEIDKIAVSARSDGRNDPSKEGVQRDLLPIVEGSIVSTKFGPVKTDHILFIAAGAFHLTKPSDLIPELQGRFPLRVELEPLDEEALYRILTKPKNSLLEQYKALLATEDVTLEFDDDAIRAMASYSQKANDKTEDIGARRLHTVVEKVLEEISFNALMHKNTTVTVTAETVNTILSPVVENEDLARYIL, encoded by the coding sequence ATGAACATGACCCCCCAAGAGATCGTCGATTATCTCGATCAGCACATCATCGGCCAAAGAGATGCGAAGAAAACGATCGCCCTGGCGCTCCGTACCCGGCATCGCCGTTTGCTTCTTGATCCGGCGCTGCGTGAAGAGATCATGCCCAAAAACATCCTGATGATCGGTTCGACCGGGGTCGGGAAAACCGAAATTTCCCGGCGGCTGGCCAAACTGATGCAGCTTCCTTTCATCAAAGTCGAGGCGAGCAAGTACACCGAAGTCGGTTTCGTCGGACGGGACGTCGAGTCGATGGTCAGGGACCTGGTCATGACGGCTCTGGCGATGGTCAAAGCCGAGCACACGGAAAACAATGCCGAAGCGATCGAGCAGTACGTCATCGATACGATCCTCAAGAAACTTCTCCCTGAACCCTCCCATTTCGCATCGGATGCCAAACGGGAAGAATACGCCGAATCACGGGAGCGGATGATAGAACGGATTCTTAAAGGCGAGATGGACGAACGGACCATCGAGATCGATCTGCCCAAAGGGAACATCGAATTTAACGATACCAACATGCCGCCCGAAATCGCACGGGTTCAGGAGTCTTTTTCCCGAATGTTTTCGGTCATGGGTAAAGAGGAGTCCAAAAAAGAGGTGACGATCAAAGAGGCCAAAGAGCTTCTCCGCCAGGAAGCTTCCGAAACCCTGCTCAATCAAGAACAGATCAAACGTGAAGCGCTCCGCCGCGTCGAAGAGGGGGGAATCATCTTCCTCGACGAAATCGATAAAATCGCCGTGAGCGCCCGCAGTGACGGCCGCAACGACCCCAGCAAGGAAGGGGTTCAGCGTGACCTTCTCCCCATCGTGGAGGGGAGCATCGTCTCGACCAAGTTCGGACCCGTCAAAACCGACCACATCCTTTTCATCGCGGCAGGTGCCTTCCACCTGACCAAACCCAGCGACCTGATCCCCGAGCTTCAGGGACGTTTTCCGCTGCGCGTCGAACTCGAGCCGCTCGACGAAGAAGCACTGTATCGCATTCTGACCAAACCGAAGAACTCTCTGCTCGAGCAGTACAAAGCGCTTCTGGCTACCGAAGACGTCACTCTCGAATTCGACGACGACGCGATACGTGCCATGGCAAGCTATTCGCAAAAAGCAAACGACAAAACCGAAGACATCGGAGCCAGACGCCTTCATACCGTCGTCGAAAAAGTTCTGGAAGAGATCAGTTTCAATGCGCTTATGCACAAAAATACTACGGTTACGGTAACCGCCGAAACGGTCAATACCATCCTCTCACCCGTCGTCGAGAACGAAGATCTCGCACGCTACATTCTCTAA